gttattatataaaatatttaaactatacatgtgtttctaatatgcagtttattatcaggaaaacctcaaaaaaatgcttttaaaaggcAAATTTgtaaggcttggaacgcattatttctttttccatttattgtattgggaaacatcgattcggttttcgaacaaatcacttcccgaaccgttttctggaacggattgtggtcgataAACCGCGGCATCGCTGTTCCACTCGAGTTCCAAACTAGTTGCTGTGTGCAACCACTTCCCAGAAATTCAAACCTCGCCGCTGTCATAACTTTTCTTCGCCTGTCTAAATATTAACTGTCTCCCATCTCctcaaaatgcaaatttataCTTCCCGTTAAAATATGCTTTTTGGTTTAACACAAGTGAGTCTCAGTATggcttaaacattttttttgttactgtttTATTAAATTTAGCCTACATTTGAGTAGAGTTCCATTGTGTTTAACGATTTAGTACATTTggatttcatattttcaatatttatttagatTCCTTAAATTGCAATACATTGTATTTTAATCATTGTTtcagtcaacttttttttaattattcaaaaagattttttcaaatattattgCACAGGTTATAGGTcatattaatggtggaaaatcatttttcattttttttacatgtataaaaaaagaaagtggcaTTTGAACCGAATTGTGTAACCGTTTTACAtccactgtacatatttttttttttttttgctcgtttCCGCTTTGATCGAGAACTCCTTTTAAGCGCGGGCCCATTAGCATTGCGGGCCACGCGTCCCGACCCGGGACCGCCGCTAAAAGGCCGCCATTCATGCGCGGCGGTGAGCCGGCGAGCGAGGCGAAGGCGCCAGCGTGGCCGAGATCACACGCGACCCGCCTGCCCGCTGAGATTCGCTCAGTGAAAAGACGCAGCTGTCATGTAAGTGCActtattgcttttattttgaaaggattattcccccccccctcccatttaTGGAAACAGTCCTGAGAGAGagcatgacaacaacaacagagcAGTAGAACTGTTGGAAAACACCCACAGGAAATGTAATATTCAACAGAAAATCATAAAATGAgcacacttgtatctcaaatcaccttttcccattgaaatgaacagaCATGCAAGTAATCCGTTCTCGGGCCGTCCATAAACACAccaaattctgcattttaaagtgatttttcacaaaaaactcGCACTCAACAGTAtgatactgtataaaaaaaaacaacaatacgaTTTgcgcaactgtaccaaatatattCCTGTTCCTCGTTTTTCTTCTGTGGGGTCTATTTGAGGTCGGCTAATGGTGTGTTACCGCCCCCAACTGATCTAGTCCTTGCACTGCAAAGAAACTAACTTGAATTGATGTTGACCGGATGTTTGGAATATGCAGGTGCCATCCAAGGACTGGCGGGTACGCAGCAGAAATCACAGATTTTTACACGTCGCAGTTCTGGAAAGTCTTGCCCGAGATAAATCGGAGTACACgctgcaataaaaacaaaagcaaaagacaATCACATAAAAAAATTTCCATCTGTCAAAAGTGTGAATCGCAATAAAGCAGGGAAATACTGAAAAGAACAGAAGGGCAGACAGGAGGGGGAATGTTCCAGAAGTACAACTGTGAGCTGTTAGTCCTTGGAATTGCCGCGGGAACCGCGTGAGCGGCTGGGCGGCAACATGTGAGTGCCGCCCAGCCGGTCCCAGTGGGAGAAGAAGGGGGCAAAGTTGGTGGCGGGCCACTGGTGGTGGGCGTCGTGTTTGGGGGCACCCCCCCAGAGCCCGAAAGGCACCAGGTTCTGCACGGACCACGGGAAGTCGTAGCCGCAGTGGTCCTCGGTGGACACGTAGACGTTGAAGACCATGAAGCCCCACGCAGTCAGGCAGTGACACCGCAACAGAACTGGGTCCACCGTGGCCCAGAAGCCAACACTGACCAGCTCCCAACCGGACAGGTACTGCGTGACCAGACTGAACGGGCGGCGGTACTCGTGGTGAACAGCGTGAAAGGTGCGGTACAGCCAGGGGACGCGGTGGTGCAGCAGGTGCCAGAGGTAATACTGGAAGTCAAAGACCACCATGCAGCCCAGGACTCCTAAGGAGAACTCCCAGAGGGTGGGTGCCTGGCAGGGCAGCGGCGTGGGCGGTCTCCACAGCCACTGGCCCACGGCGGCGGGAAAGACGTAGAACAGATGGTTGTAGACGGTGACACCCAGCGTGGTAGCGATGCCGGACCAGGTGACGGAGACGCCCGGGTGCAGACGGTAGCGGTTGATGCTGGGCCAGGTGGGTGCCAGCAAGTCCAGAATGGTGTAGACACCCACCAGGAAGAAGTAAGTAGAAACGGAGAGTGCCACGGGGAACAGCGGGCTCCTCAGGAGGTCATGGTGGTTCTGCCGGAGGTAGTCCCAGGCGGGCTGAAGGACCAAACCGGACCCGGGGGGAGCCCCTGTCGCGTTGCTCGCCCGCGACATCCGGGAAGAAGCCGCCTCGGCCGGGAAGAACATCGACGGCAAATCGTCCGGCGAGCTGCGCCAACTCGGACAGCCGGACCGTCTAAAGCTCTTATGTATGTTCAAGCACCGCCtcccggaccccccccccccaccccccaccccttcttTAAAAGAGGGCGCTCTGTAAAGACCCTTTTTCATGGGCACAAGGATGGCAGCCAGGATTCTGGACTCGCagacactcatttttttttcccgtttagTCGTCCATTTGTGGTTTTCCAACCCTATTCAATCGACGCGTCTTTAACTAGCTAATGTACAAAAAACCCTGAAGAACCCGCGAAAAGACGCGGGACGTAATCCATTTTGGGTACAAAGTAGCCAATTTAGGCCCATTTCCGCGGATCCCACAAACTCCCAACAAGAACTTTGAAATGTCCGTCATCGGAAGACCCACCGAAAAGTCTTGAGGAGCCGCAATCGAAAAGCCGCAGGAAGTCTGCGGGGAGATTAAAGTTTGAAGAGTTCATTTTATGTTCATTTAGGGAATTTAAAGGagatcttaaaaataaaaaaatgcgaCCAGATTTGGGTCGAGTTGGATCGAGACAGAAATTCAGAACATGACTAAAAAGTCTTGTGTGGAACTTGTAGGTGGTTAGCGGTTAGCGGTTAGCGGGTTCATGTCTCACGTACAAACGCCGCATGGAGGCTCATTAATCATAGCGCGCCTGTCAAACGGGAAGCGAGTAGAACTTCCTCTCAGTTGGCgtcaactttgttttttgttgagtGGTGAATtgcaaaattatatatattttttgcatgaTAATCCGGCGTCATAATCCAGGTAATGTTTCATTTCCTGAGTTCTCCCTGTCCATCGGTTGCCAAGGAAACTTCACGGTAAACTAGACTgaatttttaaatctgtatCCAAATTTTTTGGGGACTCtttatattacttttttttttttatttacagtatttattaagAGGAAAAATGGTTTCAAATTTGGTGGTTGTTTCCTCTGCAGGCTGCGGTTCATCCAATCGGCCTGTAGAGGGCAATGCAGGCTGTCACTCAACCTGACTGACATCAAATCAGACTTTTCCCGTTTTTACCTCAATTACGATtaccaaatgtatttatgtttgCTAAATAATAACAGAATAACGATTCATTAGAcaagtcttgttttaaaaaaaaaaaaatctgccttcaaacaatttgaggaaaaacccagATGATAACGTCACGTCTTTGGAAGCTTCTGCTAAGTTTTTCAGAGGTCTGACAAAATTCACATTGAGCGAGGAGTGTTGCATTCGGAGGAAAAGAGGGGGAGGGTGCAAGCCTGAGAACACCGCCCCAACTATGAAATACAGGTTTGTTTTCCTCGACGAGGGACTGGCGCCCTTGACAATATAGACGGCAATATGAGGAAAACATGATATGGAAATACTGATAcaacggcggcacggtgggtgagCTGGtcaagagttggcctcacagttctgagtccggacccccctgtgtggagtttgcaagttctccccgtgcctgcgggggtttttctccaggcactccggtttcctcccacatcccaaaaaacacgcaacattaatattggacactctaaattgcccctaggtgtgattgtgagcactccctgcgaccctcgtgaggataagcggcaatgaaaatggctggatagatGCTGACACAACACTGTTGGATCACATCCACACCAACATGGCACACAAATTTTTATACATCAGGATGCGGATGGTGCAGAGACCCTTAAGGGGCGGGGTTGGGGGTTCCCAAAGTGATTTACGGCGTGTCAAGGATCCTATGAAGAAACTGTTGATCTGTTCTCCTCGTGTACGTCAATTAATGATGCCCgcctggtcccccccccccccccctccagaaaAGGTCCTGCTGGTGCAAGGATTTCGTCAAGCTAACAAATGGAAAATTGTTGCTGCCGGCAGTGGAAGAAACGTTGTCCTGCGGGGTTCTTCTTCGGGGAACTGGCTGTTATTCTGGTCCGAGGCGGTTTTTGTATGTCAGAaaaggggaaagaaaaatgATGAGAATATGAAACCCGCGGAGGGCTAATAATAAGCAACATCGCAAAGCAAACTCGCGGGATTGCGGCACGCTAGCCGGCGAAAAGAAATCGATTTGTTTCTATCATCCTTGCTGGAGTCATTCAGTTTGCGAGCGGCTGCGTGACCCAGAGTGCGACCCGGCGACATCTGGAAAGAGGCACAACGGTGAGGCAGACTCAGAACGTGGTTCGGAGGTGCAGCCGGTCAGCCGAACCGGTCCTCCTCATGAGCCAAATCGAAGGCCTCGTTCGTCCCTGGCATTTGCATATTAGTCCAGCGGTTAGGTGTCGAACCTGAGGGACAGGAAACGTGTTTTGATTTAATTTCACTTCAAAACATGTGAAACGATGcactttttgcattttcaaaattgccGTTCCGAGTCGAAATGAACGAAGaacaggcaggagacagtggggcagctgtagagcgttggtctcacagttctgagaaccagggttcaaatcctggtcccacctgagtggagtttgcatgttctccctgttcctgcgtggCGTTTCTCTGGGTTTTCCGCTAAGACCGCTTGGTTTCTGGTGATTCTGCTAACCAACCAGTCAACCCAATCAACTGAGTGTCTGGTCTTTCCCGTAATTCTAACGAGAGTTCTCATAATCAATCCATCCGTtatccaagccgtttatcctcacaaggatcacgggagaaCCGAAGCCTACCCCAGGTaattttgggcgaaaggcggacctcTTCACCAACCAGTCAACCGGATCAACCGAGTGTGTGGTATTTCCTGTGATTCATAATCCATCtgttcattatccaagccgtttatcctcacaagagtcacgggagagccggagcctaccACAGCTggttttgggcaaaaggcagactacaccctgaactggtcgccagtcagtcacagggatgttatcaacaccatcactgagtgggaattgatcccacgctgcccgcactaaAGTCACTCTAGCActtcaccatcagtgactccgaGAACTTGTAATATCCTGGAACTATAGACCTCGGACTCTGGATTGTGGATTCAGTACGAGGGCACGGATCCTCCATGAGACACCTGATCCAGTGACTCACCAGGGTGGCTTAGGTCCCATCCAGGTCTAGTATGAGCATCGCCACCCATCGCACGGCCTCCCGGGATGGCACGGAAACTCCGGGACAGAGAGGTCGGCGTGCAGGCCCCGTCCTGTGCCCCCGGCCCCtcggggcggcggcggcagggTCACCTCGgcacatgttttgtttttccaaacgcGATCCTGGAAAGGAAGACGGTCACCATGGACGCCCTCGCCTGTGGAATTAATTACGCCGCCACCAACACTTGTGCCTCACTTCCCAACGCAACTAGCTAACTGTCACACCGAAACGCCTCCGCTCATAAGTAAGaccagttcttcttcttcttcttcttgtcatcCCGCTGCATTCGACCGGCAGGATGCCGAGCCAGCTGGAGGGCGCCATGGACGCGCTGATCGCCGTCTTCTACAACTACTCGGGCCACGACGGGGACAAGTACAAACTGAACAAGGGCGAGCTCAAGCAACTGCTGCACAGCGAGCTCACCGACTTCCTCACGGTAACggtgtttaatttttatttcatatttttatccgCCGCGTCAGGTTCATCTAACGAGATCCTCGTCGTCACTTTTCAGAAAGCTACGCGGGAAACGATGTGTTCATTAAACACGTcgtaaatcattttttaaaaaggaaatatgATTTGCTATATGAGACGGTCGTCTGGAAGCTAGGATGACcgcaaatatgttttttaaaaaaaaaaaatcttatcatCCCTGCGTGCGAATGGAATCGGGAGCCTCAGGTGCCGGCGGACCGTCGGCATCATCGGGGCCCCCGCGTCGCCTCCAAATATAGACGCTGCCGTGACGTCACCGCAGCCCCGCGgggggcacacggagacagacgacagtcgcactcgcaatcacacctacgggcaatttagagtgtccaattaatgtcgcatgtttttgggacgtgggaggaaaccggagtacccggagaaaaccccacgcagggacggggagaacacgcaaactccacacagagcgggtccgagatcgaacccgggacctcagaacttcgaggccaacgctttaccaactgatccaccgtgccgccacattttcacactgccctggaaaaaaaagttcaattctcaaattttcttttcccattgaaatgaatggaaatgccattaatccgtgcTGCCCttccataaaaaacaaaaatggatgcgACGTATGTATTATATGGCAGTCTGCACCAAAATCGGGCAATTGTACAAGTACACACATACACCATAGAATGAGAGAGACGGATGGATATGCAGTAGTGTTTAAAATAACGTGACTAACgtgattaatccatgttttcagtatattttttatcgCGACACGTCAAACGAGTTATCAGTCGGTGCTGGAGATTCTCCGAAAACCACCAAGATCCagtattcatgatatacacactctgaaggctgtgcaattggacaAATTGTTGTaaggggtgtgtttaaaaatacaaaaatagcagtcttttcaaaaccatttcgtacaatttatttatttttttctaggaTTTAGCAGTCCTTTGAATCACGAagctaatatttagttgtatgaccgcAGTTTTGCTTCACATCTGTGCGGCACGAGTCGGGTTCGCTGCCACCTTATGTCGCTCGTATCTCAAATCTGCGCTTGCAAgtcgaagcaaaaaaaacaaaaacaaaaagcaaagtcGAAAGCTCCCGACTGAAAACGACGCCAATCCCCACGCGCGGCGTGTTCTCTTTTCAGTCGCAGAAGGACCCGCTGCTGGTGGAGAAGATCATGAGCGATCTGGACTCCAACAAAGACAACGAGGTGGACTTTAACGAGTTTGTGGTGCTGGTGGCGGCGCTCACCGTGGCCTGCAACGACTTCTTCcaggagcagaagaagaaggccAACGAGTAgacgatctttttttttttttttttttttttttccaagcacgtcgttaaaaatgataattattaattataaattTTTGTTTGGGTGCTACCATGTTGAATTTTGGGGGCATTTTCCCATCCGTTGTCCTTAAATTACTAATTATTAAAttgaaattcaattcaattggATGATTCTTGGGTTGTTtctattttcatat
This DNA window, taken from Syngnathoides biaculeatus isolate LvHL_M chromosome 17, ASM1980259v1, whole genome shotgun sequence, encodes the following:
- the LOC133490991 gene encoding cholesterol 25-hydroxylase-like protein 2; translated protein: MFFPAEAASSRMSRASNATGAPPGSGLVLQPAWDYLRQNHHDLLRSPLFPVALSVSTYFFLVGVYTILDLLAPTWPSINRYRLHPGVSVTWSGIATTLGVTVYNHLFYVFPAAVGQWLWRPPTPLPCQAPTLWEFSLGVLGCMVVFDFQYYLWHLLHHRVPWLYRTFHAVHHEYRRPFSLVTQYLSGWELVSVGFWATVDPVLLRCHCLTAWGFMVFNVYVSTEDHCGYDFPWSVQNLVPFGLWGGAPKHDAHHQWPATNFAPFFSHWDRLGGTHMLPPSRSRGSRGNSKD
- the s100z gene encoding protein S100-Z; translation: MPSQLEGAMDALIAVFYNYSGHDGDKYKLNKGELKQLLHSELTDFLTSQKDPLLVEKIMSDLDSNKDNEVDFNEFVVLVAALTVACNDFFQEQKKKANE